From the genome of Pseudomonas mohnii:
GTGCGCGAGATGGAAAGTCGCCTGACCGGCCATGACATGGCCTTCGACCCGGCTGCCGAAGCTGACGACGACAGTGCTTTCCAGTCGCCGGCCAACTACCTGGAAGACCACCGGTACGACCCGGCTCGTCAACTGGAAGATGCCGACTGGAGCGACAATTCCAATCACAACCTGCACGAAGCGCTGGAAGTGCTGGACGACCGCAGCCGAGACATCCTCTATCAGCGTTGGCTGGCAGAGGAAAAAGCCACGCTGCACGACCTGGCGCAGAAGTACAACGTGTCGGCCGAGCGTATTCGTCAGCTCGAGAAGAGCGCGATGAACAAACTCAAGTTGTCGATTGCGGCGTAACCGGCAAGCAGGCAATAAAAAACGCCCCGATCATTGATCGGGGCGTTTTTGTTTCTGGCCTCACACATACCCAATGTGGGAGCGAGCAGGCTCGCTCCCACAGGGGATACGCATGTTACTGAGACCACGGCGCCCGACGGGAATCGTTCAGTCCAATCAAATAACTGTCTCCCCCCAGCTGGCTCATCTGCTGCCGTATCCACCCCGCACGCCGCGAAACGTACGAAGTCGGATGGCTGGCGCTCCACACGCGCGGGTTTGGCAGCACGGCAGCCAATAGACTCGATTGCTGGCGGCTGAGGTTTTTCGCGCTGATGCCAAAATGATGTCGTGCAGCGGCCTCGGCACCAAATACCCCGTCATCCCACTCGACGCTGTTGAGATACACCTCAAGAATTCGCTGCTTGGGCCAGAACACTTCGATCAGCCCGGTAAACCAGGCCTCCAGGCCTTTGCGCAACCAGCTGCGACCTGACCACAGGAACAGGTTTTTCGAGACCTGCTGGCTCAGGGTGCTGGCGCCGCGAACCGTACCGCCGAGCTCGTTATGGGCCAGTGCGGCCTGGATCGCCCCGAAGTCAAAGCCCCAGTGCTCCGGGAATTTCTGATCTTCCCCGGCGATTACCGCGACTTTCAGGTCGTCCGAGATTTCATCCCAGGGCTTCCAGGTGCGTTGCAGGTCAATGGGCTCGCCGTTGAACCACGATTCAATCTTGCGTTCGACCATCAATGCCGTACCCGGTGGCGGCACTACGCGAAAGATCAGCACCAGCAATACGCTGCCGCCCATGAACCAGAGCACGGCCTTCGTGAAACGACGGAAATATATACGCAGCATAGAGATGGCTTGGCCGAACCCGTTGAGCGGGCCATTATACAGACCCTGTTGATTGCGTCTGACTGGAGTTCTTCATGCTGCGTGGCTTTCTGATGCTGGCCGCTTTTTTCGGTTTCACCGGTGTCGGCCTTGGCGCGTTCGCCGCCCACGGTCTGAAAAATCGCCTGAGTGCCGAGTACCTGGCCATTTTCCACACCGGCGTCACCTATCAGCTGGTGCATACCCTGGCGTTGCTGGGTGTGGCGCTGCTGGCCACGCAGATTCCCGGTCGACTGATCACCTGGGCCGGTGCGTCCTTTGCCATCGGCATCCTGCTGTTCTCCGGCAGCCTGTACGTGCTGACGCTGACAGGCTTTAGCAAGCTTGGCATCATCACGCCTTTTGGCGGCCTGGCATTCCTGGTTGGCTGGTTTTGCCTGGGCCTTGCCGCCTGGCGCTTGCAGCTTACCGCTTGACGCTTGTTGCTGACCTTTAGGTCACGATCGGGCTAGAATGCCAGCCCCTAAAAATGATGGCGGCATCCGGCATGCGCATTCAGTTGAACGGCGAATCCTTTGAACTGCCCGACGGTGAAACCGTTGCGGCCCTGCTGACCCGTCTGGACCTGACCGGACGCCGGGTGGCGGTGGAACTCAATCTGGATATCGTTCCGCGCAGTCAGCATGCCGATACCACGCTCAACGACGGCGACAGCGTCGAAGTCGTGCATGCCATCGGCGGCGGCTAGCCGTCTGGCCCGCATGGGCCGACAATTCTGCAAGACCCTCACTCCTACAGAGGATTTCCCATGAGCATCGTTCGTAGCGACAAGCCTTTCGTCCTGGCCGGTCGTACTTACCAGTCGCGTTTGCTGGTGGGTACCGGCAAATACCGTGACATGGAAGAAACCCGCCTGGCCATCGAGGCCTCGGGTGCCGAGATCGTCACTTTCGCCGTGCGTCGTACCAACCTTGGTCAGAACGAGAGCGAACCGAACCTGCTGGATTTCCTGTCGCCGGATCGCTACACCTTTCTGCCGAACACCGCCGGTTGCTACGACGCTGTCGAGGCCGTGCGCACCTGCCGTCTGGCCCGTGAGCTGCTCGATGGTCACAACCTGGTGAAACTGGAAGTGCTGGCGGACCAGAAAACCCTGTTCCCCAACGTGATCGAAACCCTCAAGGCCGCCGAGTCGCTGGTCAAGGAAGGCTTCGACGTGATGGTTTACACCAGCGACGACCCGATCATCGCCCGGCAACTGGCGGAAATCGGCTGCATCGCGGTGATGCCGCTGGCCGGTCTGATCGGTTCGGGCCTGGGGATCTGCAACCCGTACAACCTGCAGATCATCCTTGAAGAAGCCAAAATCCCGGTGCTGGTGGATGCCGGGGTCGGTACCGCTTCCGACGCTACCATCTCCATGGAACTGGGTTGTGACGCTGTGCTGATGAACTCGGCGATCGCCCACG
Proteins encoded in this window:
- the mtgA gene encoding monofunctional biosynthetic peptidoglycan transglycosylase, yielding MLRIYFRRFTKAVLWFMGGSVLLVLIFRVVPPPGTALMVERKIESWFNGEPIDLQRTWKPWDEISDDLKVAVIAGEDQKFPEHWGFDFGAIQAALAHNELGGTVRGASTLSQQVSKNLFLWSGRSWLRKGLEAWFTGLIEVFWPKQRILEVYLNSVEWDDGVFGAEAAARHHFGISAKNLSRQQSSLLAAVLPNPRVWSASHPTSYVSRRAGWIRQQMSQLGGDSYLIGLNDSRRAPWSQ
- a CDS encoding DUF423 domain-containing protein — its product is MLRGFLMLAAFFGFTGVGLGAFAAHGLKNRLSAEYLAIFHTGVTYQLVHTLALLGVALLATQIPGRLITWAGASFAIGILLFSGSLYVLTLTGFSKLGIITPFGGLAFLVGWFCLGLAAWRLQLTA
- the thiS gene encoding sulfur carrier protein ThiS: MRIQLNGESFELPDGETVAALLTRLDLTGRRVAVELNLDIVPRSQHADTTLNDGDSVEVVHAIGGG
- a CDS encoding thiazole synthase; translation: MSIVRSDKPFVLAGRTYQSRLLVGTGKYRDMEETRLAIEASGAEIVTFAVRRTNLGQNESEPNLLDFLSPDRYTFLPNTAGCYDAVEAVRTCRLARELLDGHNLVKLEVLADQKTLFPNVIETLKAAESLVKEGFDVMVYTSDDPIIARQLAEIGCIAVMPLAGLIGSGLGICNPYNLQIILEEAKIPVLVDAGVGTASDATISMELGCDAVLMNSAIAHAQQPIMMAEAMKHAIVAGRLAYLAGRMPKKLYASASSPLDGLIK